The sequence below is a genomic window from bacterium.
TGCGGCTTCGGCGCCAGCGGCCGCAACGCCGGACATCTGACGCCGACCATCGGCAAGGACCTGCCGACGCTGCTGATGCTCCACGGCGAGGCGCGCACGGCGGCGATCGTGCGCTTCGCCGACCACTGCGTGCGGCGCACCGAAGCGCTGATCGCCGAGCACGGCATCGACTGCGACTACGCGCCGTCCGGCAACGTGATGGCGGTCGTGCATCCGAAGCAGGAACGGCGGTTGCGCCGCGCCGCCGCGCTCGCCGGCCGCGTCGGCGCGCCGCTGCGGTTCCTCGAGCCCGACGAGATGCGGGCGCGCGGGCTGCCGCCGGCGTTCCGGTCCGGCGTGCTCGAAGGCGCCGGCGGCACGCTCGAGCCCGGCAAGCTGGTCCTCGGTCTGCGCCGCGCCGCGCGCGCCGCCGGGGTGCGGCTGCACGAGGGCACGCGGGTGGTCGAGGTGAGGGCGGGCGCGCGGCCGGCCGTGCGCACGCCGCACGGCACGCTGCGCGCCGAGCACGTGGTGATGGCGAGCAACGCCTGGACGCGCGAGATCGGCGCCCCCGGCGCGAAGATCCTGCCGCTCTACGTGACGCTCTTCGAGACCGCGCCGCTGAGCGACGCACAGCGCGCCGCGCTCGGCGGCTGGCCACGCCGCGAGGGCATCTACACGGCGCACGAGATGCTGGAGAGTTATCGATTGAGCGCCGCGCGCACCATCATCGGCGGCTCCAAGGCGCCGCGTTACGCCTGGGGCGCCCGGCCGGGCACTCACGGCGGGCCGCACGCGCGCAGCCAGGGGGAAATCGCCGCCGCCTTCCGCGCTCGCTTTCCGGTCCTCGCCGAGCTGCCGATCGCCCACTTCTGGGGCGGCTGGATCGCGATGACGCTGAGCTTCCTGCCGTCGATCGGCCGCGTCGGCCGCGACGGCACGCTCTGGCACGCGCTCGGGTACAACGGGCACGGGGTCGCGCAGGCGACGGCGGTCGGCGACATCCTGGCCGACGGCATCCTCGGGCGCGACAACGAATGGGCGCGCGTCTTCCCGAAGCCGGCGCCGACCCTACCGCCCGAGCCGTTCCTCTGGCTGGCGGCGCGCGGCCTGCTCGCCGTCTTCCGCACCATCGATCGCATCACCGACCGCCAGCTCCGCGAGGGCCGCCGCTAGCAGCCCGTTGAAAAACAGGTCGGCTACTGCGGGCAGGTCTTGTGCGCCAGCTCTTTGTTGCCGAATCCTCGACAAAACCGACCGGTTTGCCTCCGGTTCGGCGCCTCGATCTGGCGCACAATCCCTCGCCCTCGCTACGCCGCCTGTTTTTCAACGGACCGCTAGGGCTGGCGCGGTCTGGGCGAGCGGAGGGGCCGTACGACCCAGGTGGGACCCGCGGCGCGGCGGAGGTGCCCCGGGGGACTCCAGACCAGCCGCGAGACGGCGCGACGAGGTCGCATCGGCACGCCGGGACCGATTCCACTGGTACGGACCCCCCGGCTGGGCCAGGGGGCGCCGCGTCAGCCGACGAGGTGGGGGCCGAGCACCAGCGCGGCGATGACGGCGGCGCCGATGGCGGCGATGAGCACCGCGCCGGCGGCGACGTCCTTGGCGTGCTTCACCAGCGGGTGGAACTCCGGCGAGGCGACGTCGGCGAGGAACTCGAAGGCGGTGTTGAGCGCCTCGGCGGTCCACACCGACATGATCGCCAGCACGATCCAGCACCACTCGGCGGTGGCGAGCCGGAGCAGCAGGCCGATCGCGCACACCGCCACCGTGGCGGCGGCGTGGATCCAGGCGTTCTGCTGCGAGCGCAACATCGTCCAGATGCCGGTGAAGGCATGGGCGAAGGAGCGAATGCGACCGGCGACGGAGAAGGCGCGCGGGGACTCCATCGCCGGCGTCACTGGCGGCTCGGCACCTGCCAGGTGGTGGCGCCGTCGGCGGCGCGCAGCAGGCCGCGGCCGCTGCCGTCCGCGACGCTGATCCGCACCCGCTCGCGTTCCTGGCCATCGAAGAACACCAGGCCCGGTTGGTCGTTCACCAGGCCGAGCACGGCGCGCAGCGCGGCGCGCCCGCCGGTGAGCGTCAGCGCCGGCCCGTCGCCGGTGACGTTGAGGATCATGCGGCTCGCCTCGCCGTTCAGCACCACGGCGGGCGTGCCGTCGGCCTCGAGGCCGATGTTGGCGCGCGGGCGACCGGCGCCGTCGAAGAAGCTGAGCCCGCTGTTGGTGGTGAGCAGGGCGCGCACGCGGCCCTGGTCGTCGAGCAGCTTGAGCGTGCGCCCGCTGAGCACGCCGTCGTCGCCCGCGCCGACCAGCAGGGTGGCGGCGAGCACGAGCGTCAGCCCGACGAGCAGGATCCGGTGCCGACGCTGTGCGCGCTCGAGCGCGGCGAGCCGGGCGGCCAGCGCCTCGGGGGCCATCAGATGACCTCGCGATCCTTCAGCGCCGCGACCTCGTCCCACGAGTAGCCGAGCACCTCGGTGAGGATCTGCTCGGTGTGCTCGCCGAACTCCGGCGCCGGCAGGCGGACGCTGCCCGGCGTCTCGCTCAGATGCACCGGCAGGCCGATCACCTGCGTCGGCCCGAAGCGCGGGTGGTCGAAGTCGACGACGTAGTCGTTGGCCTGCACCTGCGGATCGTTGGGCAGGTCGTCGACCGCGTTCACCTGGCAGAAGATGAAATCGCCGCCGGCGCGCAGGATGCGCAGCCATTCCGCCAACGGCTTGCTGGCGAACACCGCGTCGAGGATCTCGATGGCGGCGCCGGCGTTGGCGGCGCGGACGCGCAGATCGACGAAGCGCTCGTCGGTCGCCAACTCCGGCCGGCCGACGGCGCGGGCGAAGTCCGCCCAGTAGCGATCGGGCTGCAGCATGCCGAGGCAGATCCAGCGCCCGTCCTGGCACTGATAGTGGTTCCACAGCGGATTCGCCTGGTACTTGCGCGGCATGCGCGGAATGGCGAAGCCCCACATCAGGCGCGCCGAGACGCTCAGGCCCTGCAGCGCCATCATGCTGCCGAGATGCGAGCCGTCCACCGCCTGGCCGACCCCGAAGCGCTCGCGCGCCAGCAACGCCGCCAGCACGCCGTAGGCGAGCATGATCGCGCCCATCTGGTCGGCGATGCCGCCGGCGATGGCGAGCGGCGGCATGTCGGGCTCGCCGGCGGCGAGCATGATGCCCGAGCGCGCCAGACCGAGCTGGTCGAACGACGGATCGCCGCTCTCCGGCCCCTCGGGCCCGTACCCGGTGGCGGTGGCGTAGATCAGGCGCGGGTTGCGCGGCTGCAGTTGCGCATAGCCGAGGCCGAGCCGCTCGGCGACGCCCTTGCGGAAGTTCTGCACGAAGACGTCGGCGGTCTCGACCAGCTTGTAGACGATCTCGCGGCCCTCGGGCTTCTTGAGGTCCAGGGTGATGCCGCGCTTGTTGCGGTTGTTGGCCTCGAAATAGAAATTCGGCTTGTCCGACATGTCGATGCCGCTCATCTTCGCCATGCCGCGGCCGGGATCGCCGCCGACCCGTTCCTCGATCTTGATCACGTCGGCGCCGAGATCCCCGAGCATCGCCGAGCAGACCGGACCCTGCTGCCAGATCGTCCAGTCGATCACCCGTATTCCGTCGAGCGGCATCGCCATCCCAGCACTCCTGTTCGCCGATTCGATCGGCCCGGCCCCGGCCGATCGCGCGCACTCTATGGGGCCCCGTGGCGGGCTGACAAGTTACGGGCCGCCAACATTGCGGGCCGTCAACGCGGTCGGGACATGCCACCTCGCATGCGAGCACAACATTTTCGTTGACTTCGCGCTGGCGACGACGCTACCGAACACGTAGCACAGCAGAATCCTCAGTCGTTCATCCTTTCTGGCAGACGCAGGGAACGGCGCGCCTCGGCGCCGGCAGGGTGCCGGCGACGACGTGGCCCGACGGTGGTGGCAGCGCATGGCTCGACCCGACGAGACTCGCGGCGGTTTCTGGCAGCGGTGGTTGCGCGGCAGGCCAACCGCGCCCGCGCCGGCGAGCGAGGGACTGGAGGCCTTCCAGGAAGGGCGCCATGGCGATGCCGAGCGCCTGCTGAGCGCCGAGCTCGCGCGCAGCGAGCGCCAGGCCCCCGGAACGCTGGCGGTGGCGCGGGCCATGGTCGACCTCGCCGAGCTCTATCGCGGCCAGGCGCGGTTCGAGGAAGCGGAGGCGCTCTTCAATCGCGCCATCGCTCTGCTCGAGGCCCTGCCCGGCGCGCCGGCGCGCGCCCTGGTGCGGCCGCTGAACAGCCTGGCGCTGGTGTATCGCGCGCAGGGGCGGTACGCGCAGGCGGAGCCGCTCTGCCGGCGCGCCCTGACGCTCGCCGAGGGCAGTCACGGACCCGAGCATCCGGCCACCGCGAGCGTCGTCGGCAATCTGCTCACCGTCTAT
It includes:
- a CDS encoding FAD-dependent oxidoreductase, giving the protein MNADLAAPFLAISGSLEAPSDRAPALAGDTRADVAIVGGGLTGLSTALALRRAGVDVAVLEREFCGFGASGRNAGHLTPTIGKDLPTLLMLHGEARTAAIVRFADHCVRRTEALIAEHGIDCDYAPSGNVMAVVHPKQERRLRRAAALAGRVGAPLRFLEPDEMRARGLPPAFRSGVLEGAGGTLEPGKLVLGLRRAARAAGVRLHEGTRVVEVRAGARPAVRTPHGTLRAEHVVMASNAWTREIGAPGAKILPLYVTLFETAPLSDAQRAALGGWPRREGIYTAHEMLESYRLSAARTIIGGSKAPRYAWGARPGTHGGPHARSQGEIAAAFRARFPVLAELPIAHFWGGWIAMTLSFLPSIGRVGRDGTLWHALGYNGHGVAQATAVGDILADGILGRDNEWARVFPKPAPTLPPEPFLWLAARGLLAVFRTIDRITDRQLREGRR
- a CDS encoding diacylglycerol kinase family protein → MESPRAFSVAGRIRSFAHAFTGIWTMLRSQQNAWIHAAATVAVCAIGLLLRLATAEWCWIVLAIMSVWTAEALNTAFEFLADVASPEFHPLVKHAKDVAAGAVLIAAIGAAVIAALVLGPHLVG
- a CDS encoding CoA transferase codes for the protein MAMPLDGIRVIDWTIWQQGPVCSAMLGDLGADVIKIEERVGGDPGRGMAKMSGIDMSDKPNFYFEANNRNKRGITLDLKKPEGREIVYKLVETADVFVQNFRKGVAERLGLGYAQLQPRNPRLIYATATGYGPEGPESGDPSFDQLGLARSGIMLAAGEPDMPPLAIAGGIADQMGAIMLAYGVLAALLARERFGVGQAVDGSHLGSMMALQGLSVSARLMWGFAIPRMPRKYQANPLWNHYQCQDGRWICLGMLQPDRYWADFARAVGRPELATDERFVDLRVRAANAGAAIEILDAVFASKPLAEWLRILRAGGDFIFCQVNAVDDLPNDPQVQANDYVVDFDHPRFGPTQVIGLPVHLSETPGSVRLPAPEFGEHTEQILTEVLGYSWDEVAALKDREVI
- a CDS encoding tetratricopeptide repeat protein; the encoded protein is MARPDETRGGFWQRWLRGRPTAPAPASEGLEAFQEGRHGDAERLLSAELARSERQAPGTLAVARAMVDLAELYRGQARFEEAEALFNRAIALLEALPGAPARALVRPLNSLALVYRAQGRYAQAEPLCRRALTLAEGSHGPEHPATASVVGNLLTVYLAQGRYGEAAPLFQRSVTLKERLLGPKHPDLAASLSNYAAFLRKTQNEREAAAWEARARAISGEPASRT